TTCACCGTAGATTACGAACCGATTCCTTTTCCGCAGGAAGTTATCGATCTTATGTACGAAAGAGCCGGTCAATACAGGGAATTTCTCGAAGGAAGAATAAGAGACACTCAGCCTCCTTTCTATTTTATATCGTACGACAGCAAGCAGGAAAAACTGCTAATCCATATTGCATCGGACGAATACGCCTATAGCGCAATAGACATATTCGATGGTCAGAGCAATTATCTGAAAAGGGTTAAACTGGGTTTCGGAGAAAGTTCACAATTACTCGGAATAAGCGGAGGAACAGCCGCTGTTTTCGACATTGATAGTTTAAAATTGATTCTCTACGACGTGTCTGAAATCTACGAGTGATTTTTTAAAGATGAAATCAACCAGAAAATTTCCGGTCGCGGGAACCTTGACTGCGCTGATTCTTTTCGCTCTTTTTTCTTTCACGCCGCTTGATTCCGCCTGGACCCGGCAGGAAATAAGAGCGGGGGTGTTTCCCTTCGGAGTTTGCGCGGGCGACTTCGGCAATGACGGTTTTACGGATCTGGCTGTGGCCGGCGTCAAGCTTCTTGGCGAAAATGTCTATCTGATATTGAACAGGGAAGGCGCATTCAGCCAGCCCAGTCCTTTTCTGGCAGGGGACGGAACTCTCGACGTCGTTGCCGCCGATTTCGACGGAGACGGATTTCTGGACATAGCCGTAGCTGAAAAGATATCCCACATTTCAGTTTTCCTGAACACTGGATCGGATTCATTTTACGAATGCAAGCGTTACTATTCCGGACAGGATCCGAAAGCACTGTGTTCCAGTGATTTTGACCTCGACGGCGACGAGGACATAGCGGTCGCGAATTACTATTCAGGAACTCTAACGGTTTTTAATAACGCAGGTGACGGGACTTTTACCAGGAGCGGATCTTATGACGCGAAAAAAAGTCCGGCGGCGCTTTGTGCGGTTGACATAAACAGCGACAATTTTTTTGACCTCGCGGTGTGCGATGCTTGGAACGGGCGCGTGCTTCTCTTTCTCAACACCGGGGACGGAACTTTCTGTGAACCCATGAAAATTCTTTGCGTTGGCTGGCCGAAAGCAATAGATTTTGCGGATATAGACGGTGACGGAGATGAAGACTTTGCTGTCGCATGCGCGGCTGACGACGAAGTCAGGATATTAACAAATGACGGTGAAGGGAATTTTGTCATAAAGAGTGTTTATGACGGGGGAGACAGGTCTGAGGATTTAATCTTCGCCGATTTTGACGGAGACGGAGATGAAGATTATGCCGTCGTAAGCAGTTACGACGAAAAAATCAGGATTTACTCCAACACAGGAGAAGGGTTGTTTGTCCTTGTCTTTGAAGGAAAATCAGGCGAAGAACCCAGATCGCTGTGCACTGCCGATTTCGACAACGACGGCGATCCGGACATCGCCGTAACAAATTACTCGGTGAACAAGATCTCGGTTTTTTGGAACGAGCAATGACTCGATACGGAACTAAAGGATTACGACTCTTTTATAACGATTGATTTGGCCCAAACATCGCCCGTTCTTCTTCCGCCGGGCTTTGTAAATATGAACACAAGTTCTATTGCAAGAAGAGGAGCGAAATGAAGACCGATTTCCCGGAGGAATGATTTCCAGAATTTTATCGGTTTTCCGGTTTTTTCGTCTACGACTTTCATTCCGAGCATTTTCCTGCCCAGACTTTTTCCCTTGAAAGCGTCGCGGCAGTAAGAATAGAAGACTGCCGCAGTCAGGAGAATAAAGAATAACGACTTGGCCGGAACCTGAAGATATCCGGGTTCGGAAGACTCGGCGAGGACTACAAAAGGAATGCCTGCGAGGACCAGGAGAACGGACAGCATTCTGTCGATGAATAAAGCCAGTATTCTAAGCCATGGAGATGGTATCTCGTATTTCCCGGAATATTCCGCGGGCGGAGAGCCGAAAAGAGGGTCTTTTCTGAGTCTCTCATTGAGCGCGGGTACGTCGGAAAACAGCCTCAACAGTATCAGAAAAGGAAGAGACCCAAGAATAAGAACTAGAAAAGTCAGAAGAAAAGACAGAACCGCCTCGTAAGGACCGGGCTTTTCGAAAATATTTTCCATAAAAAAAGTGTAAGGCGCGCGAGAAGTAAAGACGATAAAGACCGTCAGAACAAAACACAGCGCCATGACAGAAAGCGAGACGGCCTGGAAAATCCTTTTCGGAATGAACTTTCTCTTCATCCGGCAATAATACACTGCTTTTTGTTTTTTTTCAAAAGATTGAAGTTCCCCTGTCGGCGTGGTAAATTCATCATATGAGGTGCCTGATCCTTTATTGTTTTATAATTTTTGCCTTTCAAACCCAGGCCGTCAGTAAAACTCTCGACGTGGAAACGTATTCGGCGGATCTTGAGATTCTCCATGAAACATCGTCTTATTTCAGGCCTTCCGACAGTTCGATGGTTTTCTGCGGTTTTCGACCCGGAGATGTGATACAAATAGCGGCTCAGTCGGAAAATGGCTGGCTGGGATTTGATCCTGGAGTCGCTCAAGCCGCCAACACGGGAGTTTTCAGATATAGATGGATAAAAAATGACTCCTGCGTAAACCTTAAAGGATTTTCAGAACATCTTTTGAGAATGCCTTCTCCGGACCCGTTTCTAACCTACAACATGTTTTTCGGCGGCACGAAAATCTACTGTGAACCGGATTCTCTTTCTCCTCCTTTGTATATGACACTCAACGGCGATTACGCCGTAATAGCAGGAAACACAGAAGGAGACTGGATACATGTCGATTTTTCAGAAGGGTTTCCTAAAATCGATGTAGAAGGTTGGATACAAAGCTCTTTTCTCAATTTAAGTTTCTGATTATATGAGCAGACACAGCTTTTGAACAGATTCCGTCTCATCGGTATTTAGTTTTATAAAAAACACTCCGGAAGAAACTTCGAGAAAACGACTGTCTTTTCTGTCCCATACAAATTCGTGAATACCAGAAATAAAAAAGCCTTGAACAAGTCTTTTGACAAATGCGCCCGTGACATTAAAAATGTTTATCTCGATGAAGCTTTCTTTCGGTAGAAAAAAACGCAGGCCGATTTCATTTCTGCCGTATAGAGGGGGAAGAAAACAAGCGTTACAAGACCAGTCGAAATTCGATTCGCTTTTTTCTTCGACAAACGAGAATGAAGTGATATCCGGAAAGATTTTAGCGAATTGTCCTCCATACGTTCCGATGTCGTTTCTCAACAGTCCTCTCGAAGGGTACAGAGCGTGTCCTGGATTCAGCGAATCTTCCGGGTCTTCGCTCGAAGAAGGGTCTCCCGAATCCACACAAGGCGATAACTGAGACAACACGTAGTTGCTGTCGCAGAAAAGAGGATCCGCGCTGATGTTTCCTGTCCCCGACCAGCCGTCTTCAATGTCGCAGTAAGTGAAAGCCGTGGTCCCTGCGCTGTAAGTCCATATCTGGTTGTATGATGAATATGTAGCCGTGTTACCACAGATTATATTGTTTCTGACTTCGACGGAAGTGGAGTGTATAAGTATACCTCCTCCTTTACCGCAGGGTGGAAGACTGCCGTCGCCGAGGGCTGAATTACCTGTAATGACGTTGTTTTCAACTGTTCGCGGATAAGACGGATTGTCGTTGCCAATCCATATTCCGCCTCCGCCGTAAGTGTTGTGTTGGGAGAAAGGTCTGTAAACTCTGTTTTTTGCTATTATGTTGTTCCTTATTATTCCACCGGAATAGTTCAAAACTATTCCGCCTCCATACATACCCGAATTGCCGATTATGACGTTGTTTTGTATCAGCGGAAAGCCGTCGCCTACTCTAATTCCTCCGGCTCCGGAGCTTACAATTCCCGAGGCGGTTCGAATTGCTTCATTGTAAACGATGACATTGTTGAGGATTTTTGGAGAAGCAAAAGAAATAAGTATCCCTCCGCCTTCTATGAAAACACCGTGGCCGTGTTCGTCGGTCCACTTCGTGCCGGTGCCCTGCGTGATCGTGAATCCCTGTATGACCGAATTAGAATCTTCTCCGCTGACGAAGAGAACACAGCTTCCCGTGTCTTCGCTTGAGGGCTGACTTCCGTCAATCACTGTGTTCAAAATGTGGACCGTTTCTCCGTCGACCAGATAAAGGCTCGCAAGCAGAATCTTCTTGCCTCTGAAGTTCAGGTTTTCAACGTATGTTCCTTCTGAGACGATTATCGTGTCGAAATCACCGCTCGAATCTATTGCCGATTGAATATCAGGAAAGCCGGCGGGAACGTATAATGTTTCTGACAGTGCATTTCCGGCAAACGCCATAATTAAGACGGATAAAAAACACAGAATCCTGAGCATATTTTCTCCTTTTTGGTCTTTGAATATTTAGACTGTTAAAGCTCGGTTCTGTGACGGTTTTTTGGATCAATATTTCAAAAAAAGGGAAATTTTCTATTTGATGAGAGTTATCCTTTTCATAACGTTGGTCTTTTCTGAGCATAGCATCAGAAAATATGTACCTGAGGGCAGAGACGACAGGTCTAAATTTATTTCGCTCGTTCCTTCTCTCAATAGACCGGGAAAATCCAATTGTAATTTTCTTCCGCACAGATCCAACAATTCGATTTTTGCGTGCGAGCTTGAAGGCAGAAAAAACCGGATCATTATCCTTCCATGTGAAGGATTGGGAGTCAGGCTGAACGACGATTGAGGGCAGGTGAAAACAGGTTCTTCGACAGAAGTGAACAGACTGTCGAAAAGACTCTGCATTTTCACAGCGTTGACTGTCATTTTCTGGAAATCTTGACCCGCTGCAATGCCGTAGAAAATTGAAATTGAGTCGAGAGGTCCAAGGAAATAAGGACCT
The window above is part of the candidate division WOR-3 bacterium genome. Proteins encoded here:
- a CDS encoding VCBS repeat-containing protein — translated: MKSTRKFPVAGTLTALILFALFSFTPLDSAWTRQEIRAGVFPFGVCAGDFGNDGFTDLAVAGVKLLGENVYLILNREGAFSQPSPFLAGDGTLDVVAADFDGDGFLDIAVAEKISHISVFLNTGSDSFYECKRYYSGQDPKALCSSDFDLDGDEDIAVANYYSGTLTVFNNAGDGTFTRSGSYDAKKSPAALCAVDINSDNFFDLAVCDAWNGRVLLFLNTGDGTFCEPMKILCVGWPKAIDFADIDGDGDEDFAVACAADDEVRILTNDGEGNFVIKSVYDGGDRSEDLIFADFDGDGDEDYAVVSSYDEKIRIYSNTGEGLFVLVFEGKSGEEPRSLCTADFDNDGDPDIAVTNYSVNKISVFWNEQ
- a CDS encoding RDD family protein: MKRKFIPKRIFQAVSLSVMALCFVLTVFIVFTSRAPYTFFMENIFEKPGPYEAVLSFLLTFLVLILGSLPFLILLRLFSDVPALNERLRKDPLFGSPPAEYSGKYEIPSPWLRILALFIDRMLSVLLVLAGIPFVVLAESSEPGYLQVPAKSLFFILLTAAVFYSYCRDAFKGKSLGRKMLGMKVVDEKTGKPIKFWKSFLREIGLHFAPLLAIELVFIFTKPGGRRTGDVWAKSIVIKES